In Bos taurus isolate L1 Dominette 01449 registration number 42190680 breed Hereford chromosome 11, ARS-UCD2.0, whole genome shotgun sequence, one DNA window encodes the following:
- the LOC107132928 gene encoding endogenous retrovirus group K member 7 Gag polyprotein-like: protein MGQGNSRQLFVHMLKTMLKGRGIHVNKLQLEKFLLFVEEVCPWFPEEGTVSLETWKKVGKQLQTYYSLHGPNRVPVDTFSLWTLIRDCLDPEHEGHKIQMALQDSTEPEVTEPSAPPPEPLYAVPEGTACKAGGNDDVLSSDEQKEFNEQAAQYHREDMPWEMMVSIQSPSGKGELKHSGLSEEQLENLIQKIVITVKKDAQGDSHFSQPMPPTYPPSVLAGLNPPAPFVEPREPVTIPASLPGDNIKIKSEILLSPLQQAIK from the coding sequence ATGGGACAAGGCAATAGCCGCCAGTTATTTGTACATATGTTGAAAACTATGTTAAAAGGTAGGGGAATTCATGTAAATAAGTTACAGCTGGagaagtttttactttttgtaGAAGAAGTTTGTCCCTGGTTTccagaggaaggaacagttagtcTGGAAACTTGGAAAAAGGTAGGAAAACAATTGCAGACATATTATTCCTTACATGGTCCCAATCGTGTCCCTGTGGATACTTTTTCTTTGTGGACTCTCATAAGAGACTGTCTGGATCCTGAACATGAGGGGCATAAAATTCAAATGGCTCTCCAAGATTCCACAGAACCCGAAGTTACAGAGCCTTCCGCCCCTCCGCCTGAGCCGCTTTATGCCGTGCCTGAGGGAACAGCTTGTAAGGCTGGAGGGAATGATGATGTGTTAAGCTCTGATGAACAGAAAGAGTTCAATGAACAAGCGGCTCAGTACCATAGAGAGGATATGCCTTGGGAGATGATGGTTAGCATACAATCCCCCTCAGGAAAAGGGGAATTAAAACATTCAGGGCTTTCCGAAGAACAGCtggaaaatttaattcaaaaaatTGTTATAACAGTAAAGAAGGATGCACAGGGAGACTCCCACTTCAGCCAGCCTATGCCTCCAACATATCCTCCCTCAGTTCTTGCTGGGCTCAATCCACCTGCACCTTTCGTAGAACCACGAGAGCCTGTAACTATCCCTGCTTCTTTGCCCGGtgataacataaaaattaaaagtgagatATTATTATCTCCTCTTCAACAAGCGATTAAGTGA